In the Pelmatolapia mariae isolate MD_Pm_ZW linkage group LG10_11, Pm_UMD_F_2, whole genome shotgun sequence genome, atctctaaaattagaaatatcctgtctcagaatgatgctgaaaaactagttcatgcatttattacttccaggctggactactgtaattcattattatcaggatgtcctaaaacctccctgaaaagccttcagttaatccaaaatgctgcagtaagagtactgacagggactagaaagagagagcatatttctcctgtattggcttcccttcattggcttcctgttaaatccagaatttaattcaaaatcctgctcctcacatacaaggtcttaaaataatcaggccccatcttatcttaatgaccttgtagtaccatatcaccctattagagcacttcgctctcgcactgcaggcttacttgttgttcctagagtatttaaaagtagaatgggagggagagccttcagttttcaggccgctaatctgtggaaccagcttccagtttggatttgggagacagacactatctctacttttaagattaggcttaaaactttccttttcgctaaagcatatagttaggactggaccaggtgaccctgaatcctcccttagttgtgctgcaatagacgtaggctgccgggggattcccatgatgcattgagtttttcctttccggtcacctttctcacttaccatgtgttaatagacctctctgcatcgaatcatatctgttattaatctctgtctctcttccacagcatgtctttcatcctgttttccttctctcaccccaaccggtcgcagcagatggccgcccctccctgagcctggttctgctggaggtttcttcctgttaaaagggagtttttctttcccactgtcgccaaagtgcttgctcatagggggtcatatgattgttgggcttttctctatatctattattgtacgatctactgtacaatataaagcaccttgaggcgactgttgttgtgttttggcgctatataaataaaattgaattgaattgaaattatcACACTATCATACAATCATACTAACTTAATGTAGTGTTGAGTTGTTTAAATAgttctgtgttttcttgttaTTCAGGTAATTGTATGTCTACATATGAAATTGTTGCGCCTTTGGGGAGTGAGTGCCAAACTCTCTTCTTACTGCGCTTTTTAGCCTCTTTGATGCCTTTCTGTTCAACACTTGACTtgaacctttttcttttctcacagATAATCCAAGCCAGCTTGTCAGCAGTCTGTACCCAATGCCAGACGTAATCTTGGTTACTTGTTAGCGGTATCATGCCTTGTTTTCTCAATTGATTATGATTTTCAAATCTTAGCCTGTcgcaaaaaataatttctctcTTTTACTGCAGTCCAATATTAGCCATTTTCAAGCTAAAGAAGATTTTCCTTTGCGGTTATCTAATCTTTGCTGTGTAGTTTGACTGAGTgtgtaaaatacaatttaaaaatgtataatttaaaaACCATATTattgaaataaaatgtgtttttcaaaaatGCTTACAATGTAATCATACatgttttaatttactttaaaacatCTTGCATGCATGTCTGGCAAAGGAGGAGCTGATTTACTTTGCATTTCTGTTTCTTGGAATAGAAAAAAGTCTGTTTTCAAACAGGTTTTGTAAACCACATCTGTTGATGATTTTGAAGTTTGAGATAAAGACAAAGAATAGCATGTGGTTTCACTCTAGTTCACAGCTTGtaataaattataaaaagtGGTTGTTGCAGTGGctgcttctctttttaaatgtagttgctgttgttgttcctCATTACGATCATCCTGAACGACCTCATACACATGAGTCTGAGGAGAAGAGCACCAACATTAGTGAACTAGGACATGTGAGCTTGACTCGGCATCATCCTGATATCTTACCATTTCAGTACTGGGCTGATCATTAGCTGCAGACCAAGAAGGAAAACATTGTGGTCATTGTGGAAGTATTCAACCTCCAGATCCAGAATAAATCGGATTTCCCCAGATCCTTGTTGCGCTTCCTCTTGGTGTAAATGTAGAATCCTCCCACCACTATCAGAATGATTAGGAGGATACTTACAGGCATGTGTTTGCAAAGCTGGGGAAAGCAATCATTTTCATCAGTTGAATCAAGAACAGAGGTTGCATGAAGATGCAACGGTACAGTAATTCATGCTTACAGTCAGCAGTGCATCACTTCTTTGATGTCATCGAAGCACCTTCTGTCTGTGGTGGCTTTCATACATATTTCAGGATGACAGTGGGTTCCTTTAAACTCAGTTCAGTTGATTGAGCTGGAGCTATGTTTAGCTATGTGTCTGAGGTATTTGTACTTTCAGTACTGTTTTTGAGCTATGAGTGCACTTGTTGCCAAGTGCAGTAGTCTAATTGGTCAGATCTGGGGACAGTTTACCCTGCCCAGGATAAAGGGCTACCCTCGTATAGGCCCACAACCCAGAAGGTGACGTAGAGTCAGGTGCAGTGTGTGCTGGGTGGCATTCAAGAAGAGAGACCCTGGCAGTCCAATCCCTAGCTATCGAAGTTGGATGTTgtaaattataaaaatatatatattttttaaaaaaaagaagattttttaacTTTCTGCCACAAAATGGACACAACTTAAACCCATGCAGGTGTGAGCAGTTAATGACCTTAATAAAGGACAGGGCCGTAATGCAGCATGTAATTTAATTACTTGCCAGAGAAAGCTTTTCATTAACTTCTCATTTTTTAACTTTCCCGTTACACCACAAACCCATTCAGTTGCATGAAATGACACATGAACCTCACTTTTTGCTCATGAGAATGAGTCATAAGAgatgagttatttttacttgAGTTATTTATGTTGACTCTGCTACAGTCACTTTAACTCTCGTGACTGCTGTGTGTTTTACATGTGGGTTACTATTTTGTTTCAAATAATAACTTTTACATTACTTTTCATCATGAGTAGGCTATTAATGATGAAAACCCAAACAGCAGATACGCCTGTAACCCAGCGCTGAGGAGAAACTGGACTTATCCCATACATTATGCCACTGTGTGGCATTTTTAAGAGTCAGTGGATGTGTTATGTAGTATATGAGAATGTACAGGTCCCTGCGAGATGAATGAGAATAGTGGGCGTATTAGTGGGAGGTGTTTAGGTAACAAAAGGCTGTGCACCAGGTGTGGAGTAGGTCTTTGTCTTGCTCAGTGAATGGGGTAGTAAATGTACTACTGGGTAGATTACGCACTATAGCCGATTAACTGATAAGCTGAATTTTTTAGTCGGAccaacatatatatatttttaattacctGATATTTTTTGCATAGTTAATAAAGCTGCTTGCGACTGCGCTTGAACGGGACATTTCtgactgcagtgtttgttttaatttcgcAAGAGTGGTCACCTCTTGTCAGGGTTATTGccacagaagaaataaaaactttggtttggACATTTTATTCAGTGATGGTGGAACAAATAACTTTGATAATAAAGTGTAGGAATGAATAAGAATACGaagagaaaatataaatatgtgaaacatacatttgcacacacatgGCCAATGCAAACAACAAGTCAGCAATGCACCCACTGCAGCTCAGGGATTAGTCACAGGTCTTGGACGTGTTACAACTTTATAGGCCTTGATTTTAAGCACAACACTGGCAACTCCTCTCAGATCAGGCAGTGAGGTCTCGCTCTCAGGCAGGAGGAACTGAAAATCTCTCAGCAAGTAGGCACTGAACAGAAAAAGCTCCATTTTGGCCACAGACTCTCCCAGGCAGAGCCGAGCCCCCCCTCCAAAAGGGATCAGGTCACGGGTGGAGCCGCCTccgcttcctcctcctcctttcagaAAGCGCTCTGAAAGAGAGAGTGTCAATACTTTATTTGAACTCTTCTGAGCCAAGTGAAATGAACACAAATCACACAGCGTTTGGGACAGTACCTGGTTTGAAGCTGTATGGGTCAGCCCAAACTTCAGGATCCTGATGTGCTCCAAAAAGATTAGGAATGATGACTGTGTTCTTAGGGATGAAATAACCTGCAATGCTAAACATGAGGAGGAGTCATATATTTGTCATAAGgccaacaaaaaacagtgttaaCAAGCAACTTAACAACATTAGAAAATGTGTATATCAGACAATTCTCTGTGTATGAATGTTCATTTAAATAGAAATATGCTATTTTTTGTGTATCAAGCAACACACATATATAACAGGGCAAcagcctgttgttgttgttgttttttcaggtTTTGGGTATACCAGTGTAATTTAAATAATCTCTACACATCTTCTTTCTgcacaataacaaaaataaaaaaatgctggtgcttgttgttttaataaattacatttttctcaAGGTAATTCAAGTGGATGTCTCTTCATAAGTCTGATCTTGGAGGAAGAGCGGTGCCAAATGCTGCAATTCCTCATACTTCCAGCATCACATTCCAGCATACATTAATTAAAACCACTCCCTTTGGAGAAATGTGAGACTGTGGGAGATCTGGAGACCTCTGTCAGGCTGTACTAGCGCATGTATctcacacatatgcacacacacacacacacacacacacacacacacacacacacacacacacacacacacacacacacacacacacacacgtgtacttAGTTGGGTTGTTCCCCCTATTTATTATGTGCAGGCCGACCTGCTGTCTCTGATGGCTCTGTGTGGTACTGCCAAAGGGGCAACTGGCCTGAGCCTGAGCACCTCACTGATCAGAGAGCAGAGGACAGGAAGTCTGTGTCTGTCGCTGTATTTAGGGTATCGGCCCTCCAATACTGTGCACAGCTCCTCATATACCAAGTCCTGCACCTGTAGATTACATTAGAAAGGatgcataaaaaacaaaaacatattttttgttttaacttttttttttttgggggggggggggggggggggggggtaaaaatTCCCAGTGCCTCTGGTCTGTGCAGGAGGAAGGCCACCATCCAGTTTAGCCAGGCCGCAGAAGTCTCTGTTCCCCCGATAAGAAGGTCCACTGTTGCCATGTGAACATGTATATCTGTTAGTAGCTGGGAACATGAAGACATGTAATTTAATACTTTTACAGTATTGCATGTTTCCACTTCTAATTGTGATCTTGAACTAAGTTTGCTCTATCATCATAGTTTGTAAAATTATTGGGACTTCAGGTGATTTATTAAGGAAAACAGTCCACTATCTCTACTGGTATTCACTGTATGTACTCACCACTTTGTCTTCTGTGTTCTGATTGTCAAGTCCCTGGAGGAGGGATCCTGTGATGACATCCggtttttttttgtcctgtgaCTGCTCAAATAAATAGCAAAAGTAGATTAAAAGAGagttcttttggatttttttaataacttgtgtgattttgtgtttggtttCACAAAATCAGTTTGCTCTATCATCATTTTTTGCTCTATCATTAATTTTGTGTTTGGTTTCACAAAATCACAGCAAgtattttctttgtcttgtgATCTGAATAATTTAAATTCATGAGACCATTATTTTCTTATCATCTTACATTACTAACCTTGTAATTGTTGAGATGTCTTCCTATGATTTCGTCTCTCCTGACCACCTCTTTCAGAAGATGGGCAAAAACAGGATTGGGTAATTTCTTTGAGAGAACAAATgacatgaaattattttcacaacatggtactggttttatttatttgaccaATAGTCTAAATGGTGAATATTTACTCTAAGCAGTGGGAAAGAGTCCAGGGCTGATATCCAAGAGGAGCCCCACAGAGCAACAATCTCATTGAGACATCTGTGCAACTCCTGCAGCTCCGATGAGCTCTTATCATACTACAAGACACAAAGTAATGAGGCACACTGTCCAAAAACAGAGGGAACAAGATGTTGTCATGCTTATCCTCAAGAGTTTCACTTCTTGAGTAACAGAACATTATGAATGTACCTTTTCTAAGAGGGTGACATGAACAGCACATTTTATACTTCACAGCATAAACaaaccagaagcacagcacaGTGATGAACATTTTAGTATTTATTTAGTGGTTCTTAGAGGTATAAACAGAACTAGGGGGAAAAGAATACTCACTTCTATTCCAAAAGCCAGAGTGGTGATGACATTACTGGCCGCCACAGTAAAATCCTCTGACAGATCTACAGCACGGCCTTTATAGCCCATCAAAACCTAAACAGTGAACAAACCCATGCTTTATCCTGAGCATTTGGTTTGCTAAGTCTTCCTTCTAAAATCTtgttttccagctttttttAACTGTACCTTTAACAGATGCAGCGCTTGTCTCTCAAtgacatcatgcaaagactttTTGCAGCAACGCTGCAGGGAACTATGGACAAGGCGATGTTGTGCCCTCCACTTTTCAGTATAGTCACCTAAAGATATGTTGCAACCTCCCCCAGACACAATATTACCTGAAAAAAGTGAGTTAGGGTCATGATATCATTGACAACTACGCAGCCCAGTGCACTGAACTGAACTCTTTACCTGTGTATGAGATCGGTCTCCCAGCAAAGTCACACCATTTCTTCACCAGTGCTTCTCTTATGACTTCGCTGCTGTTCAGCACTACCATAGCTGAAACAACACGATTATAAGTGCAGTGTTTTGGTGCAATCTGAACTTAACTAAAAATGTCAACATTTATCAATTAATGGATCTTTACTTGTTGTTCCGCATTTAAGGCGATAAATGCTTCCATAGCGCTGTGCCAAATTTGTGAGGTGAATTGGTAGATGATCGTGTTTCAGCTCCATCATATTACCAATGAGAAAGTGGCCGGGAGGGCCCGGGAGGGaaagagatgaggagcagggaAGAAACTGGTCCAGAAATCTAGAATCATCTCCTATACAGAATTAGAAAAGACAAAGTAAAATGGACAGGTGCAAACAATATAGAATAACAACCAGTTTCAGTTTTGTAGGTCtccatatttttaatttaattatttattgcaACCATCAAAACCATATACTATAAAAAGACAGTGAATATATACTCAACTTGACTTACTTCCCTTATGATTTTCCTGAACATCTTTGTGTTTCTGACCAGAAATCCAATTCAGCACCATGAACAGCAGTACAACCAGGACCGCAGCTCCCACACTGACTATTGATATTTCCATTATCACTTAGAGTCTTCTCGCTGTGGTCGACACGCAGCCCTGAACATTTATAGTCATCTCACAGGTCTTAAAGCCTGTCAGCTCGATACAGTGTTTGGTGTTATCACTATAATCAAGGACATCCAAATATTTGTTAGGTCAGCATGATTGTTGATGTGATAAATGTAGCACAAGACAGTCTGAACATGATTTGCACTCACTAAAGGTGTCATGGCTGTGTGCGGGCAGGCAGGGAGATAGGACCCAAAATTCAGGACTCAGAGGCAGACGTGAAATCAAaatacacagctttattgctggagcAAAGGaacagaaactaaactaaactgagaATACACAAATAAACTAGGCAGGCTGGCAGGCTGGCAGGCTGGCTGGCagacagacaaaacacacagataACGTGAGGTACGACGTAACACTGAGCAAGGGCAAACACATGGCTAATATCCTCCTGAGACCCagggaaaaaaagtattttgattttgatttttttcatataaatcaAGTGTTGGGTTGGTAAAAAACACATTGCaaaaacaattttgtttttaactaattttatttaaattttacaaCATGTGCACTACAGTGCACAAGGGGAGTTCATTGATCACGAATGTGAAACTAACAAAATTCAATCCTTTTCTTGATTTCTAGAGAGAACTCTACATCACTGGTATTATTCAGGTCTTGTTCACATGTTTGTCCCTTATTTACCAGTTCCTCAGCCAAGAGGCACTTGAACTCCAGGTACTGGGAGTTCTTTTGAGGTCGTTGCATGTCCTCGCTATTTTGTTGGTACTGAAGCCAGGAGTTGGTGATGGCCAAATCAATGAAATAATGTGTGGTGTGAACAGTCCACTTTTTGGTCCGACTAGATATTCTGTAGAAGCTGAGCATGCAATCTGATAGGTCAACCCCTCCCATGTCGATATTATATTCTGCAACCACTGCAGGTCTTGGGACTTGTGAATTGGGACGGCCAGTGAATGGAATGATCTGTTCATCATAAAGACCTTTGTTGGCCTGGGCAGATTGAGGCAACCTTGAAGGACTCTCTTTAGATGTAGTCTGACTTTCCCCAGGagatcctttttttaaaaaaaaaaaaaaaaaaattctggcaGATCATCGACTACTTTCAGCGAAGACCTGATCTTGTAGAAATGACCACATGTCATGGAATCAGCTATAACTGCGACTCTTGTTTTGGCAGCCCAGTACATTCTAATTTTCGGATATCCAAGGCATGCAATGTACACTGAGATTCCTAAAAAGCTATTGATTTCTTCTGGTGTTGTGTTTAAACTACACCCTGAATCCTGTACCATACGCTGGTTGATCAACAAGGACAAGTCCTGAATTAGTTTTTTGTCAACGTACTGCTGGAAATACTGCTGTGGGCTCCAATCATTAAGTGTCATTAGGGTACCATCATCTCCAATTCTGCGTTCTTCCAACAAAGGCATAAACCTAAGATAATGGAAAATTATTtagcaaaataaaatttagaTACTCCAATATCCGATATAGTTCACTTACAACACATTTAGACTAggattttaaataaatcaatttactggaaacatttctgcatgttacccatatttttttcagtcaaaATCAAAAATTCCTGATTGTCCTACATGCTGGTTTTGGACCAGATAGGATGACGGCAG is a window encoding:
- the LOC134637240 gene encoding steroid 21-hydroxylase, with the translated sequence MEISIVSVGAAVLVVLLFMVLNWISGQKHKDVQENHKGNDSRFLDQFLPCSSSLSLPGPPGHFLIGNMMELKHDHLPIHLTNLAQRYGSIYRLKCGTTTMVVLNSSEVIREALVKKWCDFAGRPISYTGNIVSGGGCNISLGDYTEKWRAQHRLVHSSLQRCCKKSLHDVIERQALHLLKVLMGYKGRAVDLSEDFTVAASNVITTLAFGIEYDKSSSELQELHRCLNEIVALWGSSWISALDSFPLLRKLPNPVFAHLLKEVVRRDEIIGRHLNNYKSQDKKKPDVITGSLLQGLDNQNTEDKVLLTDIHVHMATVDLLIGGTETSAAWLNWMVAFLLHRPEVQDLVYEELCTVLEGRYPKYSDRHRLPVLCSLISEVLRLRPVAPLAVPHRAIRDSSIAGYFIPKNTVIIPNLFGAHQDPEVWADPYSFKPERFLKGGGGSGGGSTRDLIPFGGGARLCLGESVAKMELFLFSAYLLRDFQFLLPESETSLPDLRGVASVVLKIKAYKVVTRPRPVTNP